A single genomic interval of Phocoena sinus isolate mPhoSin1 chromosome 15, mPhoSin1.pri, whole genome shotgun sequence harbors:
- the THBD gene encoding thrombomodulin, which translates to MLRVLLLGVLAPAGLGLPAPPEPQPLGSQCVEHDCFALFRGPATFLAASRVCEQLRGHLMTVRSSVAADVISLLLSGDGGDGPRLWIGLQLPPGCGDPGHHEPLRGFQWVTGDNRTSYSRWARHHDDGTPLCGPLCVAVSAAGALAPGEPAWEELQCGAEADGFLCEFNFAASCRPLVVEPGAAAAAGVSVTYSTPFGARGADFQALPLGSSAAVMPLGVKLECAVPPAEAEARWGREAPGAWACSVEGGGCEHACNESAGASSCLCPADAALQADGRSCAVPAEHPCHQLCEHFCVPGFPDAPTNYTCMCATGYRLAADQHRCEDVDDCTQVPSPCPQSCVNTKGGFQCHCFPGFDLVDGECVESVDPCFGTNCEYQCQPTGRTDYLCICAEGFAPIPHAPHRCQMFCNQTSCPADCDPNNLAICRCPEGYILDEGSVCTDINECDNGYCSGECHNLPGTYECICGPDTAPFGQAGTDCDPTKEDGGSGALPGSPTPGATPPPSPPPAGPLHSGVLVGISIASLSLVVALLALLCHLRKKQGTSRAELEYKCGVPSKEVVLQHVKTERTPQKL; encoded by the coding sequence ATGCTCCGCGTCCTGCTCCTCGGTGTGTTGGCCCCCGCCGGCCTGGGGCTCCCGGCGCCCCCGGAGCCGCAGCCCCTCGGCAGCCAGTGCGTCGAGCACGACTGCTTCGCGCTCTTCCGGGGTCCCGCGACTTTCCTGGCCGCCAGCCGGGTCTGCGAGCAGCTGCGGGGCCACCTGATGACCGTGCGCTCCTCGGTTGCAGCGGATGTCATCTCCCTGCTACTGAGTGGCGACGGCGGCGATGGCCCGCGGCTCTGGATCGGCCTGCAGCTCCCGCCCGGCTGCGGCGACCCGGGGCACCACGAGCCCTTGCGCGGCTTCCAGTGGGTTACGGGCGACAACCGCACCAGCTACAGCAGGTGGGCGCGGCATCACGACGACGGGACGCCCCTCTGCGGTCCGCTGTGCGTCGCCGTCTCGGCGGCCGGGGCTCTGGCACCGGGAGAGCCGGCCTGGGAGGAGCTGCAGTGCGGCGCGGAGGCCGACGGCTTCCTCTGCGAGTTCAACTTCGCCGCCTCCTGCCGGCCGCTGGTTGTGGAGCCCGGCGCCGCGGCGGCCGCCGGCGTCTCCGTCACCTACAGCACCCCGTTCGGGGCCCGCGGCGCGGACTTCCAAGCGCTGCCGCTGGGCAGCTCGGCCGCCGTGATGCCCCTCGGGGTGAAGCTGGAGTGCGCGGTGCCGCCCGCTGAGGCCGAGGCGCGCTGGGGCCGGGAGGCGCCGGGCGCCTGGGCCTGCAGCGTGGAGGGCGGCGGCTGCGAGCACGCGTGCAACGAGAGCGCCGGGGCGTCGAGCTGCCTCTGCCCCGCCGACGCCGCCCTGCAGGCGGACGGGCGCTCCTGTGCGGTGCCGGCCGAGCACCCGTGCCACCAACTCTGCGAGCACTTCTGCGTCCCCGGCTTCCCCGACGCGCCCACCAACTACACGTGCATGTGCGCGACGGGCTACCGGCTGGCTGCGGACCAGCACCGGTGTGAGGACGTGGATGACTGCACGCAGGTGCCCAGTCCGTGCCCGCAGAGCTGTGTCAACACGAAGGGCGGCTTCCAGTGCCACTGCTTCCCCGGCTTCGACCTGGTGGACGGCGAGTGCGTGGAGTCTGTGGACCCGTGCTTCGGCACCAACTGCGAGTACCAGTGCCAGCCCACGGGCAGAACTGACTACCTCTGCATCTGCGCCGAGGGCTTCGCGCCCATCCCCCACGCCCCGCACAGGTGCCAGATGTTCTGCAACCAGACTTCGTGCCCGGCCGACTGCGACCCCAACAACCTGGCGATCTGCCGGTGCCCCGAGGGCTACATCCTGGACGAGGGCTCCGTGTGCACGGACATCAACGAGTGCGACAACGGCTACTGCTCTGGCGAGTGCCACAACCTCCCCGGCACCTACGAGTGCATCTGCGGGCCCGACACGGCCCCCTTCGGCCAGGCTGGCACCGACTGTGACCCCACCAAGGAGGACGGCGGCTCTGGGGCGCTCCCGGGCAGCCCGACTCCTGGCGCCACCCCTCCACCCTCGCCCCCGCCCGCGGGGCCTCTGCATTCCGGCGTGCTCGTTGGCATCTCCATCGCGAGCCTGTCTCTGGTCGTGGCGCTTTTGGCGCTCCTCTGCCACCTGCGCAAGAAGCAAGGCACCTCGCGGGCGGAGCTGGAGTACAAGTGCGGGGTCCCCTCCAAGGAGGTGGTACTGCAGCACGTGAAGACCGAGCGGACGCCTCAGAAACTCTGA